In Luteitalea sp. TBR-22, one genomic interval encodes:
- a CDS encoding glycosyltransferase: protein MARARQIPRWLSVRAAWRAGQRRPALPAEPPDAGLIAEADALRAAAIADARDRHAGTGLRAFLVRPPTISGLIWFDTLGTALRHMGVPTAVVSEDAPDWESQWRAVCPTLLVAPDRASVHARLDAGARDDLATRRGLRLLVHMAPAGFPHAARMDADDEARTRLALAGRTADAFLSLYEPEYFQRYAAPLSAAGFRYLALPQACDPFSDGPRPVARAHAWFMASTLTADRLAVAYDVLRPVLSASPGLWVGSGWRFGSPRVAPADLPALFSASRIALAPLVPFLRDQPLEITYRVFAAAACGAFQVTHRTPVTARFFADDELVQADDDAGFARACAWYLPRPDERQAVARRALRRAWRDHTTFSRADRLVAFARSLHSQAGSA, encoded by the coding sequence ATGGCTCGTGCCCGACAGATCCCACGGTGGCTGTCGGTGCGCGCCGCCTGGCGCGCCGGGCAGCGACGACCTGCGCTGCCCGCCGAGCCGCCTGATGCCGGGCTGATCGCCGAGGCGGACGCACTACGGGCTGCAGCCATCGCCGACGCGCGCGACCGCCACGCAGGCACGGGGCTCCGGGCGTTCCTGGTGCGGCCGCCCACCATCAGTGGCCTGATCTGGTTCGACACCCTCGGCACGGCCCTCAGGCACATGGGCGTCCCCACCGCCGTGGTCAGCGAGGACGCCCCCGACTGGGAGAGCCAGTGGCGCGCCGTCTGCCCCACCTTGCTGGTGGCGCCGGACCGCGCGTCCGTGCATGCGCGGCTCGACGCAGGCGCGCGCGACGACCTGGCGACGCGCCGCGGACTCCGCCTGCTCGTGCACATGGCGCCGGCAGGTTTCCCGCACGCGGCGCGCATGGATGCCGACGACGAGGCGCGCACGCGGCTCGCGCTGGCAGGCCGCACGGCCGACGCCTTCCTTTCGCTGTACGAGCCGGAGTACTTCCAGCGGTACGCCGCGCCCCTGTCGGCGGCCGGCTTCCGCTACCTCGCCTTGCCGCAGGCCTGCGATCCGTTCAGCGATGGCCCCCGGCCGGTGGCGCGTGCGCACGCCTGGTTCATGGCCTCGACGCTCACCGCCGACCGCCTGGCCGTCGCCTACGACGTCCTGCGGCCGGTGCTCTCGGCTTCCCCCGGGCTCTGGGTCGGCAGCGGCTGGCGCTTCGGGTCGCCACGCGTTGCGCCCGCCGACCTCCCGGCGCTCTTCTCCGCGAGCCGGATCGCCCTGGCGCCCCTGGTCCCGTTCCTGCGCGACCAACCGCTCGAGATCACCTACCGCGTCTTCGCTGCGGCCGCCTGCGGCGCATTCCAGGTGACGCACCGCACGCCGGTGACCGCCAGGTTCTTCGCCGACGACGAACTGGTGCAGGCCGATGACGACGCGGGGTTCGCCAGGGCGTGCGCCTGGTACCTGCCGCGCCCCGACGAACGCCAGGCCGTGGCCCGCCGCGCCCTGCGGCGCGCCTGGCGCGATCACACGACGTTCTCCCGCGCCGATCGGCTCGTCGCCTTCGCGCGGTCACTGCACTCGCAGGCAGGCTCGGCGTGA
- a CDS encoding FkbM family methyltransferase produces MSRAARDLLAASGPWTCVHGGAARTIPPLPALADLLAWHVCHPSNHGDARGATLLASHVGTVPWKRTQDPALGTRLSLDLDACDEIYGHMADHAAWLDARRVVEAIDVQATTLDAWAEQAGVRDVLLLSLSLEGGELDALRGADGLLRTGRITVVRTAVALRPVYHDQPVYADVDAWLASRGYGLVDCRFPWDHPRRVDPAVAGGQPARWSIEGVATYAHGSLLAGEAGQLPRAVAAAAVLAQAGYGSTAATVLDRQAGWDRRQTDAWLVDWARPGRRERWRAWWRSRLARR; encoded by the coding sequence ATGAGCCGCGCGGCGCGGGACCTCCTGGCGGCGAGCGGGCCGTGGACGTGCGTGCACGGCGGCGCGGCGCGCACGATACCGCCGCTGCCCGCGCTCGCGGACCTGCTCGCCTGGCACGTGTGCCATCCGTCCAACCACGGCGACGCCCGGGGCGCGACGCTCCTGGCCTCGCACGTCGGGACGGTGCCGTGGAAGCGCACCCAGGATCCGGCACTGGGCACGCGACTGTCGCTCGACCTCGACGCCTGCGACGAGATCTACGGCCACATGGCCGACCACGCCGCCTGGCTCGACGCACGGCGGGTCGTCGAGGCCATCGACGTGCAGGCCACCACGCTCGACGCGTGGGCCGAGCAGGCAGGCGTGCGCGACGTGCTGCTGCTGTCGCTGTCGCTCGAGGGCGGCGAGCTCGACGCGCTGCGGGGCGCCGACGGCCTGCTTCGCACCGGCCGCATCACGGTCGTGCGGACAGCCGTCGCGCTGCGCCCCGTCTATCACGACCAGCCGGTGTACGCCGATGTCGACGCGTGGCTCGCCTCGCGCGGCTACGGGCTCGTCGATTGCCGGTTCCCGTGGGACCATCCCCGGCGGGTCGATCCTGCCGTGGCCGGCGGGCAGCCCGCGCGGTGGTCGATCGAGGGCGTCGCCACGTACGCGCATGGCAGCCTGCTGGCCGGCGAGGCGGGCCAACTGCCCCGGGCTGTCGCAGCCGCGGCCGTGCTCGCGCAGGCCGGCTACGGCAGCACCGCGGCCACGGTGCTCGATCGTCAGGCGGGATGGGATCGGCGCCAGACAGACGCGTGGCTGGTGGACTGGGCGCGCCCCGGCCGTCGGGAGCGATGGCGCGCATGG
- a CDS encoding FkbM family methyltransferase, translating into MTERPRLVVVDGGARGGWHLLPGVQAHLEVHAFEPDPVACAALVSTRDDMTLRAWPWALDAADGRRTLHLARHPSMSSLLAPDLEAYARHFGRMLDYPAWARAIETVATCEVETIALDTWARQAGVRRVHLLKLDTQGTELDILRGAHGLLGSGDVAVVYCEVSFLPVYRGQALFPEVHRFMRDTGFSLVDCHFHPHRRMGHHLGARYAEPPRWTAVGDAVFAWRPECWDASDRVDLAAAGARVLAHLGQPRTAATWLARHAGLSRRDVDFALAAWTASARRHAALPRRALRWLRRRSA; encoded by the coding sequence GTGACGGAACGTCCGCGCCTGGTGGTCGTCGACGGCGGCGCGCGCGGCGGATGGCACCTGCTGCCCGGCGTGCAGGCTCACCTCGAGGTGCACGCGTTCGAGCCCGACCCGGTCGCCTGCGCCGCGCTGGTGTCGACCCGCGACGACATGACGCTGCGTGCCTGGCCGTGGGCCCTCGACGCGGCGGACGGCCGGCGCACGCTGCACCTGGCGCGACACCCGAGCATGAGTTCCCTGCTGGCGCCGGACCTCGAGGCATACGCTCGGCACTTCGGCCGCATGCTCGACTACCCCGCCTGGGCACGCGCCATCGAGACGGTGGCCACGTGCGAGGTCGAGACGATCGCACTCGACACGTGGGCGCGGCAGGCCGGCGTCCGACGCGTTCACCTGCTCAAGCTCGACACGCAGGGAACCGAACTCGACATCCTCCGCGGCGCGCACGGGCTGCTCGGGTCAGGGGACGTGGCCGTCGTGTACTGCGAGGTGAGCTTCCTGCCGGTGTATCGCGGGCAGGCGCTGTTTCCCGAGGTGCACCGCTTCATGCGCGACACCGGCTTCAGCCTCGTGGACTGCCATTTCCATCCCCACCGGCGCATGGGACACCACCTGGGCGCGCGCTATGCCGAGCCGCCGCGGTGGACGGCCGTGGGCGACGCCGTCTTCGCATGGCGTCCCGAATGCTGGGACGCGTCCGATCGCGTCGACCTGGCTGCTGCCGGCGCACGGGTCCTGGCGCACCTCGGTCAACCGCGGACGGCCGCGACCTGGCTGGCCCGTCATGCGGGCCTGTCGCGTCGCGACGTGGATTTCGCGCTGGCGGCGTGGACGGCGAGCGCGCGACGCCATGCCGCGCTGCCACGTCGAGCCCTGCGCTGGCTGCGGCGCCGGTCGGCATGA
- a CDS encoding DNA-3-methyladenine glycosylase, with amino-acid sequence MTPDARAEWPLPPAYDFFTTTALLRTGPHDPTLRREPDGLWKATHTPDGPAAVRLAIGESLQAEAWGPGAATALGDVPRWVGLAEPAWRLPAHPAVDRLLEQHRGLRLADTRDVFEALVTFVLQQRVTWEEATGMWRRLCDRLGDVAPGPMPLRLPPTARKLRAVGPETIADLGIGWQQARTLVAVARVARTLQRAADLPTADADALLQSVPGVGPWTSAMALGVRLGRPEPVPVGDFHLPSTVAWALANEPRATDERMVALLAPFAPQAFRVIRLLWAAGVRAPRYGPKAPFRRPR; translated from the coding sequence ATGACGCCGGACGCACGCGCCGAGTGGCCCCTGCCTCCGGCCTACGACTTCTTCACCACCACCGCGCTGCTGCGCACGGGCCCTCACGACCCGACGTTGCGACGCGAGCCGGACGGCCTCTGGAAGGCGACGCACACGCCAGACGGGCCCGCGGCGGTGCGCCTGGCGATTGGCGAGTCGCTGCAGGCCGAGGCGTGGGGACCCGGTGCCGCCACGGCGCTCGGCGACGTCCCGCGCTGGGTGGGGCTCGCCGAGCCGGCCTGGCGCCTGCCCGCGCATCCGGCGGTCGACCGACTGCTCGAGCAGCATCGCGGGCTCCGCCTCGCCGACACGCGCGACGTGTTCGAGGCGCTCGTCACATTCGTCCTCCAGCAGCGGGTGACGTGGGAAGAGGCGACGGGCATGTGGCGGCGGCTCTGCGATCGCCTGGGCGATGTCGCTCCCGGACCGATGCCCTTGCGGCTGCCACCGACGGCCCGCAAGCTTCGCGCGGTGGGGCCGGAGACGATCGCCGATCTCGGCATCGGCTGGCAGCAGGCGCGCACGCTGGTGGCCGTCGCGCGCGTCGCGCGGACGCTGCAACGCGCGGCGGACCTGCCCACCGCTGATGCGGACGCGCTGCTGCAGTCGGTGCCGGGCGTCGGGCCGTGGACGTCGGCGATGGCGCTGGGGGTGCGCCTGGGCCGACCGGAGCCGGTTCCCGTCGGGGACTTCCACCTGCCCAGCACCGTGGCCTGGGCGCTGGCCAACGAGCCACGCGCCACCGACGAGCGCATGGTGGCCCTGCTCGCGCCGTTCGCGCCGCAGGCGTTCCGGGTCATCCGCCTGTTGTGGGCCGCTGGCGTGCGCGCGCCGAGGTACGGGCCGAAGGCACCGTTCCGACGGCCACGATGA